From Mytilus edulis chromosome 8, xbMytEdul2.2, whole genome shotgun sequence, one genomic window encodes:
- the LOC139485868 gene encoding tubulin beta-4B chain-like, which yields MREIVHLQAGQCGNQIGAKFWEVISDEHGIDPTGTYHGDSDLQLERINVYYNEATGGKYVPRAVLVDLEPGTMDSVRSGPFGQIFRPDNFVFGQSGAGNNWAKGHYTEGAELVDSVLDVVRKEAESCDCLQGFQLTHSLGGGTGSGMGTLLISKIREEYPDRIMNTFSVVPSPKVSDTVVEPYNATLSVHQLVENTDETYCIDNEALYDICFRTLKLTTPTYGDLNHLVSATMSGVTTCLRFPGQLNADLRKLAVNMVPFPRLHFFMPGFAPLTSRGSQQYRALTVPELTQQMFDAKNMMAACDPRHGRYLTVACMFRGRMSMKEVDEQMLNVQNKNSSYFVEWIPNNVKTAVCDIPPRGLKMSATFIGNSTAIQELFKRISEQFTAMFRRKAFLHWYTGEGMDEMEFTEAESNMNDLVSEYQQYQDATAEEEGEFEEEEGEEEA from the exons ATGAGGGAAATCGTACATTTACAAGCCGGACAGTGCGGAAACCAAATTGGTGCCAAG TTTTGGGAAGTTATCTCAGACGAGCACGGCATTGACCCCACCGGAACATACCATGGAGATTCAGATTTACAATTAGAAAGAATCAACGTCTACTACAATGAAGCTACAG GTGGAAAATATGTGCCACGTGCAGTATTGGTCGATTTGGAGCCCGGAACCATGGATTCTGTCCGATCCGGACCATTTGGCCAAATATTCAGACCAGACAACTTTGTTTTCGGACAGAGTGGTGCTGGAAACAACTGGGCTAAAGGACATTACACCGAGGGTGCTGAACTTGTAGACTCTGTTCTCGATGTTGTCAGGAAAGAGGCTGAAAGCTGTGATTGTCTTCAGGGATTCCAACTTACACACTCACTTGGAGGTGGAACCGGATCAGGAATGGGAACACTTCTTATCTCCAAAATCCGTGAAGAATACCCAGACAGAATCATGAACACATTCTCAGTAGTACCATCACCAAAA GTATCAGACACAGTCGTTGAACCATACAATGCCACACTCTCTGTCCATCAGCTCGTAGAAAACACAGATGAAACATACTGTATCGACAACGAGGCTCTTTACGATATCTGCTTCAGAACCCTCAAACTTACAACACCAACATACGGTGACCTTAACCATCTTGTATCCGCAACAATGTCAGGTGTCACCACATGCCTCCGATTTCCAGGTCAGTTGAATGCCGATCTCCGTAAATTGGCCGTCAACATGGTACCATTCCCACGTCTTCATTTCTTCATGCCAGGCTTTGCACCCCTGACATCCCGTGGAAGCCAACAGTACAGAGCTTTAACTGTACCAGAACTTACCCAACAGATGTTCGATGCCAAGAACATGATGGCTGCTTGTGATCCCCGTCACGGCAGATACCTCACAGTTGCTTGTATGTTCCGTGGACGTATGTCAATGAAGGAGGTTGATGAACAAATGTTGAACGTACAGAACAAGAACAGCAGCTACTTCGTTGAATGGATCCCAAACAACGTCAAGACAGCCGTCTGTGACATTCCACCACGTGGTCTTAAGATGTCCGCCACATTTATTGGAAACAGCACTGCCATCCAGGAACTCTTCAAGAGAATCTCAGAACAATTCACCGCTATGTTCAGGCGTAAGGCTTTCTTGCATTGGTACACTGGTGAGGGTATGGACGAGATGGAATTCACAGAAGCCGAATCCAACATGAACGATTTGGTCTCAGAATACCAACAATACCAGGATGCAACAGCCGAAGAAGAAGGAGAATTCGAAGAGGAAGAAGGAGAAGAGGAAGCTTAA
- the LOC139485865 gene encoding tubulin beta-4B chain-like isoform X3 produces MREIVHLQAGQCGNQIGAKFWEVISDEHGIDPTGTYHGDSDLQLERINVYYNEATGGKYVPRAVLVDLEPGTMDSVRSGPFGQIFRPDNFVFGQSGAGNNWAKGHYTEGAELVDSVLDVVRKEAESCDCLQGFQLTHSLGGGTGSGMGTLLISKIREEYPDRIMNTFSVVPSPKVSDTVVEPYNATLSVHQLVENTDETYCIDNEALYDICFRTLKLTTPTYGDLNHLVSATMSGVTTCLRFPGQLNADLRKLAVNMVPFPRLHFFMPGFAPLTSRGSQQYRALTVPELTQQMFDAKNMMAACDPRHGRYLTVACMFRGRMSMKEVDEQMLNVQNKNSSYFVEWIPNNVKTAVCDIPPRGLKMSATFIGNSTAIQELFKRISEQFTAMFRRKAFLHWYTGEGMDEMEFTEAESNMNDLVSEYQQYQDATAEEEGEFEEEEGEEEA; encoded by the exons atgagggaaatcGTACATTTACAAGCCGGACAATGCGGAAACCAAATTGGTGCCAAG TTTTGGGAAGTTATCTCAGATGAGCACGGTATCGACCCCACCGGAACCTACCATGGAGATTCAGATTTACAATTAGAAAGAATCAACGTCTACTACAATGAAGCTACAG GTGGAAAATATGTGCCACGTGCTGTTTTGGTCGATTTGGAGCCCGGAACCATGGACTCTGTCCGATCTGGACCATTCGGTCAAATCTTCAGACCAGACAACTTTGTTTTCGGACAGAGTGGTGCAGGAAACAACTGGGCTAAGGGACATTACACCGAGGGTGCTGAACTTGTAGACTCCGTTCTCGATGTTGTCAGGAAAGAGGCTGAAAGCTGTGATTGTCTTCAGGGATTCCAACTTACACACTCACTTGGTGGTGGAACCGGATCAGGAATGGGAACACTCCTTATCTCCAAAATCCGTGAAGAATACCCAGACAGAATCATGAACACATTTTCAGTTGTACCATCACCCAAA GTATCAGACACAGTCGTTGAACCATACAATGCCACACTCTCCGTCCATCAGCTCGTAGAAAACACAGATGAAACATACTGTATCGACAACGAGGCTCTTTACGATATCTGCTTCAGAACCCTCAAACTTACAACACCAACATACGGTGATCTTAACCATCTTGTATCCGCAACAATGTCCGGTGTCACCACATGTCTCCGATTTCCAGGTCAGTTGAATGCCGATCTCCGTAAATTGGCCGTCAACATGGTACCATTCCCACGTCTTCATTTCTTCATGCCAGGATTCGCACCCCTGACATCCCGTGGAAGCCAACAGTACAGAGCTTTAACTGTACCAGAACTTACCCAACAGATGTTCGATGCCAAGAACATGATGGCAGCTTGCGATCCCCGTCACGGCAGATACCTCACAGTTGCTTGTATGTTCCGTGGACGTATGTCAATGAAGGAGGTTGATGAACAAATGTTGAACGTACAGAACAAGAACAGCAGCTACTTCGTTGAATGGATCCCCAACAACGTCAAGACAGCCGTCTGTGACATTCCACCACGTGGTCTTAAGATGTCTGCCACATTTATTGGTAACAGCACTGCCATCCAGGAACTCTTTAAGAGAATCTCAGAACAATTCACCGCTATGTTCAGGCGTAAAGCTTTCTTGCATTGGTACACTGGTGAGGGTATGGACGAGATGGAATTCACAGAAGCCGAATCCAACATGAACGATTTGGTCTCAGAATACCAACAATACCAGGATGCAACAGCCGAAGAGGAAGGAGAATTCGAAGAGGAAGAAGGAGAAGAGGAAGCTTAA